The proteins below come from a single Streptomyces sp. M92 genomic window:
- a CDS encoding cobalamin biosynthesis protein — MRAERVFAYGAAAGLLGDHLLGDPRRGHPVAAFGRAAGAVERLLWRDHRGWGVLHTAVCAGGAAALGLAAGRAVRHSPAASVALTAAATWAVVGGTSLAREASAVGRALEAGDVEAARARLPHLCGRDPQALDADGIARAVVESVAENTSDAVVGALVWGALGGVPGLVGFRAVNTLDAMVGHKSPRYRRYGWASARLDDLAGWPGARLTAALATAAGGDPRGAVRAWRADAAQHPSPNAGPVEASFAGALGVRLGGTLSYGGRVEHRPVLNGAAGRPVRAGSGDIERAVRLSRRVGWLALGACAGARLLVRGVVKKGRTS, encoded by the coding sequence CCGCGTTCGGCCGTGCCGCCGGTGCCGTGGAACGGCTGCTGTGGCGTGACCACCGAGGCTGGGGCGTGCTGCACACCGCCGTGTGCGCCGGTGGCGCCGCCGCCCTCGGGCTGGCCGCCGGCCGCGCCGTACGCCACTCCCCCGCCGCCTCCGTCGCGCTGACCGCCGCCGCCACCTGGGCGGTCGTCGGCGGCACCTCGCTCGCCCGCGAGGCGAGCGCGGTGGGCCGCGCCCTGGAGGCCGGTGACGTCGAGGCGGCCCGCGCGCGGCTGCCGCACCTGTGCGGCCGGGACCCGCAGGCCCTGGACGCCGACGGGATCGCCCGGGCGGTCGTGGAGTCCGTCGCGGAGAACACCTCGGACGCGGTGGTGGGCGCCCTGGTGTGGGGCGCGTTGGGCGGGGTGCCCGGACTGGTCGGCTTCCGGGCCGTGAACACCCTGGACGCGATGGTCGGCCACAAGTCGCCCAGGTACCGCCGCTACGGCTGGGCCTCGGCCCGGCTCGACGACCTCGCGGGCTGGCCGGGCGCCCGCCTCACCGCCGCCCTGGCCACCGCCGCCGGCGGCGATCCCCGGGGTGCCGTACGGGCCTGGCGCGCCGACGCCGCGCAGCACCCGAGTCCCAACGCCGGCCCCGTGGAGGCCTCGTTCGCGGGCGCCCTGGGCGTGCGGCTCGGCGGGACGCTCTCCTACGGCGGGCGGGTCGAGCACCGGCCCGTCCTGAACGGGGCGGCGGGACGCCCCGTACGGGCCGGTTCCGGCGACATCGAGCGGGCCGTGCGGCTCTCCCGGCGCGTGGGCTGGCTGGCGCTCGGCGCGTGCGCGGGCGCGCGGCTGCTCGTCCGCGGGGTCGTCAAGAAGGGACGTACGTCATGA
- a CDS encoding cobyric acid synthase — translation MNGGLLVAGTTSDAGKSVVTAGICRWLVRQGVKVAPFKAQNMSLNSFVTREGAEIGRAQAMQAQACRVEPAAQMNPVLLKPGGERSSQVVLLGKPVGEMSARGYHGGRQQQLLGTVLDCLAELRGTYDAVICEGAGSPAEINLRRTDIVNMGIARGAGLPVLVVGDIDRGGVFASFFGTVALLAPADQALVAGFLVNKFRGDVSLLEPGLEMLHGLTGRHTYGVLPFRHGLGIDEEDGLRVSLRGTVRESVVAPPVGEDVLRVAVCAVPLMSNFTDVDALAAEPGVVVRFVDRPEELADADLVIVPGTRGTVRALEWLRERGLADAVARRVAARRPVLGICGGFQLLGEHIEDEVESRAGNVAGLGLLPVRVRFAREKTLTRPVGKALGEHVEGYEIHHGVAEVTGGEPFLDGCRVGQTWGTHWHGSLESDGFRRAFLREVAAAAGRRFVPAPDTSFAALREEQLDRLGDLIEHHADTDALWRLIESGAPQGLPFIPPGAPA, via the coding sequence ATGAACGGTGGCCTCCTCGTCGCCGGCACCACCTCCGACGCGGGCAAGAGCGTCGTCACCGCCGGGATCTGCCGCTGGCTGGTGCGCCAGGGCGTGAAGGTCGCGCCCTTCAAGGCGCAGAACATGTCCCTCAACTCGTTCGTGACCCGCGAGGGCGCCGAGATCGGGCGGGCGCAGGCCATGCAGGCCCAGGCCTGCCGGGTGGAGCCGGCCGCGCAGATGAACCCGGTGCTGCTGAAACCGGGCGGTGAGCGCAGCAGCCAGGTCGTGCTGCTCGGCAAGCCGGTCGGCGAGATGAGCGCCCGCGGCTACCACGGCGGACGGCAGCAGCAGCTGCTGGGCACCGTGCTGGACTGTCTGGCCGAGCTGCGGGGCACGTATGACGCGGTGATCTGCGAGGGGGCGGGCAGTCCGGCCGAGATCAACCTGCGCCGGACCGACATCGTGAACATGGGGATCGCCCGGGGTGCCGGGCTGCCCGTGCTGGTGGTGGGCGACATCGACCGGGGCGGGGTCTTCGCCTCGTTCTTCGGGACGGTGGCGCTGCTGGCGCCCGCGGACCAGGCGCTGGTCGCCGGGTTCCTCGTCAACAAGTTCCGGGGCGACGTCTCGCTGCTGGAGCCGGGGCTGGAGATGCTGCACGGGCTCACCGGGCGGCACACGTACGGCGTCCTGCCCTTCCGGCACGGGCTCGGCATCGACGAGGAGGACGGGCTCCGCGTCTCCCTGCGCGGGACGGTGCGGGAGTCGGTCGTCGCACCGCCGGTCGGCGAGGACGTGCTGCGGGTCGCCGTCTGCGCGGTCCCGCTCATGTCCAACTTCACGGACGTGGACGCGCTGGCCGCCGAGCCCGGTGTCGTGGTGCGGTTCGTGGACCGGCCGGAGGAGCTGGCCGACGCGGATCTCGTCATCGTGCCGGGGACGCGCGGGACGGTCCGGGCCCTGGAGTGGCTGCGGGAGCGGGGGCTCGCGGACGCCGTCGCGCGCAGGGTGGCCGCGCGGCGGCCCGTCCTCGGCATCTGCGGCGGCTTCCAGCTGCTCGGCGAGCACATCGAGGACGAGGTCGAGTCGCGTGCCGGGAACGTGGCCGGGCTCGGACTGCTGCCCGTACGGGTGCGGTTCGCCCGCGAGAAGACCCTCACCCGGCCGGTCGGTAAGGCCCTCGGCGAGCACGTCGAGGGGTACGAGATCCATCACGGGGTCGCCGAAGTGACCGGCGGGGAACCCTTCCTGGACGGCTGCCGGGTCGGCCAGACCTGGGGCACGCACTGGCACGGCTCGCTGGAGTCGGACGGCTTCCGGCGGGCGTTCCTGCGCGAGGTGGCCGCCGCCGCGGGCCGCCGCTTCGTGCCGGCCCCCGACACCTCGTTCGCCGCGCTGCGTGAGGAGCAGCTCGACCGGCTCGGCGACCTGATCGAACACCACGCGGACACGGACGCGCTGTGGCGGCTCATCGAGTCCGGCGCGCCACAAGGACTGCCCTTCATTCCACCGGGAGCGCCCGCATGA